The following are encoded together in the Lytechinus variegatus isolate NC3 chromosome 19, Lvar_3.0, whole genome shotgun sequence genome:
- the LOC121406156 gene encoding jasmonoyl--L-amino acid synthetase JAR4-like: MAGLYSKLGRVSAVCASLSGLSLIGAYCVCLPIWMRLIAGILGGILLVLSLVYGWILIQRPYPNQSLLEVSILLFIYVFMGLKGKSEHAEIMKTCKNPMRHQRNLWQEILNLNKRTAYADDHGLRGMQTLGDLRKRHPLTSYERYRPYVDRMTEGEENILVDGLPDSYIRTTGTTGKPKYIPQKQKSKMLMRMGAMMAYISDHHYSVNPLAKSLYLYVAPKVLKTKCGTVVETAATMSEDQDWVFAMYPSPASAYKLGTMHEAFYLQLLFALKDRNLGRVIVGFIHFLESAMKLLEKEWENLTRDIEQGALNDDLNIPQAIREGAVKELKTYGPDPDRAAELRAEFQKGFVGIIRRIWPNVQCVMGIDSNGSWPRLSKTYSKGLTLLTPFYGCSESCLAINPGPDFIKTKGYIPLVKWAVMEFIKEQEMSSSNPQTFFLHELELGEKYEIVITQPFGLYRYRMGDVIEVIDFHQDMPIINFLYRTGQMLNVRYEKLDQRIVSDSVLAATAKWADRTLVEFSVAESTMIDENCSIYEPKEMMPYYIFFLEMKDSSSEPLSEEQKSMIDKELQDRNSDVKRLRGEGAISHPRVHLVRPGAFAELQHYIITNTGATANQYKPPRKLRTPAILEVMVKNIVQ, from the exons ATGGCGGGCTTATACTCGAAGTTGGGTAGAGTATCTGCGGTGTGTGCATCGTTGAGTGGTCTTTCGCTCATCGGTGCTTACTGCGTTTGTCTTCCGATATGGATGCGTCTTATAGCAG GTATTTTGGGTGGAATCCTTCTCGTCCTGTCACTGGTATATGGTTGGATCTTGATCCAACGTCCCTACCCGAACCAAAGTCTCCTCGAGGTATCCATTCTTCTATTCATCTACGTCTTCATGGGTCTGAAAGGAAAGTCGGAACATGCGGaaatcatgaagacatgcaaGAACCCGATGCGACATCAGCGGAACCTCTGGCAAGAGATACTGAACCTCAACAAGCGTACCGCGTATGCCGATGACCACGGTCTTCGGGGGATGCAGACGCTTGGGGACCTACGGAAGCGGCATCCCTTGACGAGCTACGAACGGTACCGACCGTACGTCGATCGCATGACGGAAGGCGAGGAAAACATCCTGGTGGATGGACTGCCAGACTCCTACATCCGAACAACGGGCACGACGGGGAAGCCTAAGTACATCCCGCAAAAGCAGAAGAGCAAGATGTTAATGAGAATGGGCGCGATGATGGCTTATATCTCTGATCATCATTATTCTGTCAACCCCCTGGCAAAGAGTCTCTACTTGTACGTCGCACCGAAAGTCCTCAAGACAAAATGTGGGACCGTTGTAGAGACGGCGGCCACTATGTCGGAAGATCAGGACTGGGTTTTCGCCATGTATCCTTCGCCAGCGAGCGCGTATAAGCTCGGGACGATGCACGAAGCGTTTTATCTCCAGCTTCTCTTTGCTCTCAAAGACCGCAACCTTGGTCGTGTGATCGTCGGGTTTATCCACTTCCTGGAGAGCGCTATGAAGCTTCTGGAGAAAGAATGGGAGAACCTCACCAGGGACATTGAGCAGGGCGCCCTCAACGATGACCTCAACATCCCACAAGCCATCAGGGAAGGTGCTGTCAAGGAACTAAAGACGTACGGTCCTGATCCTGATAGAGCTGCCGAGCTGCGTGCAGAGTTTCAGAAAGGCTTCGTAGGTATAATCAGAAGGATCTGGCCAAACGTACAGTGTGTTATGGGTATAGATTCGAATGGAAGCTGGCCGAGACTCTCTAAAACCTACAGCAAag GTTTAACCTTGCTGACTCCGTTCTACGGCTGCTCTGAATCGTGCCTTGCTATTAACCCGGGCCCGGATTTCATCAAAACGAAAGGATACATACCATTGGTCAAGTGGGCTGTCATGGAATTCATCAAGGAGCAAGAAAT GTCTTCGTCAAACCCACAAACTTTCTTTCTACACGAACTGGAACTTGGAGAGAAATACGAGATAGTCATCACCCAGCCGTTTGGTCTTTATCGATATCGGATGGGAGATGTAATCGAGGTCATAGACTTCCATCAAGACATGCCCATCATTAATTTCTTGTACAG GACAGGACAGATGCTTAATGTCCGGTATGAGAAGTTAGACCAGCGGATTGTCTCTGACAGCGTACTGGCAGCTACGGCGAAGTGGGCAGACAGAACACTGGTGGAGTTTTCGGTAGCTGAGAGCACCATGATCGATGAGAACTGCTCAA TCTACGAGCCGAAGGAAATGATGCCCTACTACATCTTCTTTCTTGAGATGAAAGATTCTTCTTCTGAACCGCTCTCCGAGGAGCAGAAGTCAATG ATCGACAAGGAGCTGCAGGATCGAAACAGCGATGTGAAGCGCCTTCGAGGGGAGGGGGCCATATCACACCCCCGTGTTCACCTAGTCCGTCCAGGGGCGTTTGCAGAGCTGCAACACTACATCATTACCAACACAGGGGCAACTGCTAACCAGTACAAACCACCTCGAAAACTCCGAACCCCCGCAATACTCGAGGTGATGGTTAAGAACATTGTCCAATAA